The Apium graveolens cultivar Ventura chromosome 3, ASM990537v1, whole genome shotgun sequence sequence agagagatgaagagagccgagagagagagtgagagtgttcgagagagagagaggaaaagaaagTGAGAGAGAGGGGAAAGAGTGATCACGGGAAAAGAAAGGAAGAAAGGGGGGAAGAGAATTTATATTGTATTAGGGCCAAGGGCAttttagtaatctactaaatccctttttgagtttgattaacctttctttttactcatataaaataaaaatcaaatataaaatatatctctctcggaaagtcgaaaattattgcaaatgacaATTTTGATACGTatatctcgaaattagctttccaaccattactcataataaacttttgagcgaacggttgattttatatgatttttgcaagttcgTGCGAGtaatagcattttatcacataaaaatcaatttaaaatgcaacgaccAACAAATAAATCCGTCCCTTATTTTTcaaaagtctctaggactattatgaCAATAACTGAACAAATCCCATgcttttatcttactcagataattttataaaaatgcgtgaagattaaataaacctttatttaaatcaaataattctcttaaattcataaaaatatcacagatcacgtagtcatgcacacagacaagtAATCACACACATACGAACATAtaacaactcatgtctgatcaaaaaatttgtccttctttaatctttatccttttctacgcgtaccgggtcacgttcaacttgacggcccgacgctcagcgtttcgattacgcttctgATAAACGATCAACACGTCACTAGGACgcaatactttacttaaacatttcatttcacataataacacatagttcacatttcATATACTTTAAAACCCTATTAGGACGGGTTCTGTTCTAACTGAAgacccgacaacacagcttaactcctaaactgactctttaaattgaaccgcttttacttacgctcctagattctaatatacagtaaagacaattaatcaacacttaatcacacaattataatcacatcacataaagcatactttattgacttaattacgtcgaaaaattctcagtcgtcacatgATCCCTGTGCCAAATCAGCCAATTGTTGTTCCAAAGAAAAGATCTGAGTCATAGAAGCATAGCCAAACCTTTCCTCTAAGTCTAGCCATATTTCCCTCGTCGTTTTAAATAACAAAACACTCATTGATATAAAATCATCCAGGTTACACAATAGCCAAGAACACGCAAGATCATTACACCTTTCCCAAGCCTTGTAATCCACAGAGGTAGCCACAGGCTTACTAACGGAAACGTCTATAAATCCTAGTTTGTTTTTAGCCGACAAACTAAGCATAATTGATCGTTTCCGGTTGCTATACCCAGTCCCATTGAATTTAATAGAAACAAGTTAGTGTTGTATTGGCATCAAACGGATGTATATAAAACGGACAGTTAACATCCTGATTCATCGAAACCAGTGGTCTCGTCCAAGGATTTTGACTCGAATTGCTTCCTTCGGGTATTTCGTCAAACAGATTACAGAACAAAATACAGACTAACCATATTTATGATTGTTACAAATTATATTGAATTAAGGAATGATTTCAAAGAGATTCAACAAAAGAGAAACGTCGTGACGAGAAATGACTCTAGCATTCAGAAAATGAAAGTTACGAAGAAGACGTGTGAAAAGGAGAGCGATGAAGGCGAAATATCAGAAATCATCATAATATGTCAAGTAAATGCAACGATGAGCAAATTGATCTTAATAACGAGTATGATCTAAACAAATTGATGAGAAAACTGTAGATTTACAGAGATTAGATACGGCATTACCTGAATTTTGATGATTCTGCTTGAAGAGATATTAGAATACACGATCAATCACCATGGAAGTTTTGAGACCATGATAAAACTTGCAGAATTGATTATATGAAATTGCAGGAATGAAGAAGAAGCTAAAATTAGATGCTCTACATTTACTATAAAATACCGTTATTCGTAACAAAAGTTATTAGCTACtgaaatataaattttattctTGAAGTTACAGAATGAAAGAATTAGGATTGTTTTTATACCACAACTAGAATATAACAGAATCGTAACAAACTTTTGATGAGTTGTCAAGCTTTTGCTGAGTTGTTAAGTCTGAAGTAACAGCAGAGTGACTATATTCAACAAAGGTGATTCAAAAGAGAAATTATAAAGTTTCGGAAAGCATTCCCGATACGGTTCTTCAATGCTAAGTTGTCATTGTGGCATTGGACTAATCTTTCGTAAAGAAAATTGGTCCCTTACATTAAAACAAATATGGAGAATAAAAAAATGACGTGTATCCTCATTTGACAAGAATTTTGGGATCCTTTTTGATAGCGACACTTGTGATTACGAAGAGTAACACCATATTGAGCATAGGGTTAAATATTCAACTAAATCTTCTCTGATAATTTCCCAATTAATTGGTACTATAGAATATGTAATCACTTTCGACGAACCATAATCTGGGTGCCCCAACTGTCcaaaaatgaaaatagcatgcaCATTAAGGAAGTTAGTTTGATCACGACTTGAATGTTGCAACATAATTCATCATAGCTCCACGTATGAACTAGGGACTTTACAACGTTTAAACTTCAACGTGTTCAGACTTTAATGTAGTACTAGTCTACATATAATCCCCGGATAAAATTAATCTGTACATTTTTCAAAACCGTTACCAAAATCATCATCGAACTTCAAAATACTGATATGTCAGATTCATATTTAATAACTTTTTTATAATAAAATGAGATTCCGTGTATATAAGATGAATACAGATGCACTAATAAATTAAAACGTGACAAATATTATCATATGTCTTTCGGGAactttttaaaaatgaatttggGATACCAAACATTACTCATCATATAACGTATGAATTATATTTGTTTGAGAAATTACTCCATCGTAATCAAAGTTATATCCAAATTTGTGAATTTTTCTTAAATCATTTAGCCCACCAAAAAAGACTAGCGCTTTAAATTGAACTCGTAAATGAATGCTTGTTGAAAAAATAGAGTAAAATTCATGTGACAacaattttgtaaaaataaaatgATTGTTATTTCTCATATACCGTGAATAATTTTGATGTAGTTTTATATTCTTTGTAGTTTCAAAATGGATTAGTTGATTTGCAGAGTAACCAACTTTAATTTATCCCGGCATATTTACTGTACATCTTCATTCCAAGAATCTCGGACAGAAGCAGGAACAAGCAATACATGAAGTGGACTAGAGTGATGAAAGAGaccaaaaataataaatatatatacaagTGTATATAGATATGATATAACCAGTGAGTTATGGGTAAGATTTAAGAGTAGCTCCACAATAAGTACAGATAATGGCTTTGTAAGAGTTCCAATAAAATGGGATTTTACAAAATCTTGTGGATGTTTCCATGTCAGCTACCTTTGCACTACAACCACACCGCGAGCATGTTGCTGCTACTGGCTTCATGTTCTTCTTCATTCTCCTTTGATCTACCAAGAAGCAGATGCACACCATcacaactctctctctctctctctctctctctctctctctctctctctctctctccctccctccctctctctctctccctctctctctccctccctcccccCTCTCCCTCTGTCCTTCCCTCTCTCCCCCCTCTCCCTCTGTCCTTCCCTCtgtcctctctctctctctctctctctctctctctctctctctctgtgtgTGTTTATAAGATCTGGTTTTCTTGTGTGCTGGTGTTGGTGCACAACAAGTCTAGCTAGTAGCTACTCTATATGCTAAATATGTTTCTATTTTTACATATATAGACAAACATAGGTTTTCAGTTGACGGATGACTGGAGTTGCAAACTTGGTAACTAAGTTATGGTTGAGTGGATGACTGACACGTTAAGGTTACAGTTGGCCATATTATTATTGTTGTGTGATacataataaataataataaaccaACACACTGTCAACACTCGACAGTCCGTTAAATGAAATTGTAAATTTCATATGTAAAAAGTAAATCTAGTCAACAGCTTTTTAAAAACCATAAATTAAATGTTTAACTCGAACAAGCCTTCCAAGACATCTTTCTTTGGCCTTTCCATAAATGTTGTCACAATTAGAATTATGATAATATGATTGGGGAAAATCCAATTAGATGAGTTCAATCCCCAAACTACTAAATGTTCATTCCTCTGGCGCATTTACGCAAGAACATGAATGCAGAGCAACGTTAACAGAATTCCGACATACTCTTTACATGTATGAAAAATAGAAATTTCATTGTATACATTGCCTCATAAAAATGATTTTACAACAAAAAAAAGACTCAGATTTGCCGGTCTACAACATAGTACAGCTATACAATTATAAAAACGCAGGGTAGCCGAAATAGTGTCATGGTCTAAAAACCACCAGATGTTCCTCATTTTCATCAGCTACAAAAACAAAATTTATAAATCCCTGTACCCTTCTTTTTTAGTTACAAAGCTTACTGATCAACAACTGGCTACATCAATTCAACACCTACACGTAAACAGTTCTACAGCCACTTACAAAGCTATGACATCAGGCAGGTATACAGAAAGAAGAGCTCAGAGGTGGAGGCAGGACACAGACCAAGTGAGGACCAGGAGGATTGCAACTTATAGTTGTCTTACCCACATCTGGCAACCCCAATTGAGGCGGACTAACATATCCAGCAACAAGTGGGACACATAAGATAGAGACTACTATCCTTGAACCTGTAGCAACgcaatataattatttttaaatgctGAAGAAAGCATAGTGCAAACATTTATTGACTGCTTAAAAAACAAAATAATAGTGTGATTGAATATAAGATAAATGTAAACAGATTAAAGGATTTGGACACCTTCATCTTTGGATAGATCTGCATAACCTCTCTTCCTCCCAGCAATCATCCAATTCTCAGAATTCGCACTAACTTCATACAATACTTCGTTCTGCTGCACAAATAAATCAAAGACATCCACGTTCCCCAGTTACATACCTAAATTTAGTGTAACAGGATCACAATCTCCAAATAACCAGCTGAGtttgcacaagaaaagtgaagaACACATTTTTGTGTGTGTGTTGGAGGGGAGATTGGTAGAAAAAAGGATAAGAATGGCTAGAGGGAAAGAAAATTCAGACTTTTTTTCTTTAAGCCATGACCACAAACAAAACAACAAAATCTACTTAAGGGTTCTCGCGACCATGAAACCACAGAAAGAGTAATTGGCAACAGGTAAATTAGATATTCTCAATTCAGTATAACCTCAATTTGCTGGTATTTTATCACTGTCCCGACTGCCCTAActtcataaataattaattcacCCATTTAAGAGAGAGTATATTTCCAACATAACACATAGGTCACCGACCAATTTCATACATAAACTAATTGCCAGATTCACATCTTTACTATACTACAAATCCAAACAGAAGATAATCTAGCATCAGTTAGTCGCCAGCAATTTAGGCTTAAAAATAAGATTTAAGTTGTCACACCCTTTTATTGTATAACCCTAAAAATTGAGCTACTTTCATAAATGAACTTCTAAAATCTCAGTTGACAAAGTATACTATGATTGAAGATTagcttaattatttaacaacatAATTTCCATCCCTTACACTCCCATAGTCCCATCCATCCCATTCATTTTGTCTATCAACCAAAAAACATATTTGGTTTACTGTAAATATACTTTAATTTCCGTATAGTCGTATAATCATATTATACAACATTTGTGAAATTTTACCATATTTAAAGCATAATTTACCTAAATTTTTGAAAGTGGAAATTTTTTTGGGACAAGTAAAATAGATAACGTTTATCGGACGGAGGGAGGAGGGACTATTACATTTTTATTAGACTATAAAAGTTGGGCTGCATTAAAAGTACAAGCTACAAAACCTA is a genomic window containing:
- the LOC141710568 gene encoding uncharacterized protein LOC141710568, with product MVCICFLVDQRRMKKNMKPVAATCSRCGCSAKVADMETSTRFCKIPFYWNSYKAIICTYCGATLKSYP